From a single Cinclus cinclus chromosome 16, bCinCin1.1, whole genome shotgun sequence genomic region:
- the SOCS1 gene encoding suppressor of cytokine signaling 1, which produces MVAHSKVSADNALGADPRRLLDPPARDRSQARGFQGPGRPGTVQAQGNTHFRTFRSQADFGSITRASSLLDACGFYWGPLTVSAAHEKLKSEPEGTFLIRDSTQKNCFFAISVKTATGPTSIRINFQTGRFSLDGSKETFDCLFKLLEHYLRSPRKVLVTPLRKVRVQPLQELCRKSIVKTFGKENLNQIPLNPVLKDYLKSFPFQI; this is translated from the coding sequence ATGGTAGCTCACAGCAAGGTGTCAGCAGATAATGCACTTGGAGCAGACCCAAGACGGCTTCTTGACCCTCCGGCACGGGATCGCTCACAGGCAAGAGGCTTCCAGGGCCCCGGCCGGCCCGGCACTGTGCAGGCACAGGGCAACACACACTTCCGAACCTTTCGCTCCCAGGCGGATTTCGGTAGCATCACGCGAGCCAGCAGCCTGCTGGATGCCTGTGGCTTCTACTGGGGGCCTCTGACTGTCAGTGCTGCCCATGAGAAGCTGAAGTCTGAGCCCGAGGGCACCTTCCTCATCAGGGACAGCACACAAAAGAATTGCTTTTTTGCCATCAGTGTTAAGACTGCAACTGGACCCACCAGTATCCGGATTAACTTTCAGACTGGGCGTTTCAGCCTGGATGGCAGCAAAGAGACTTTTGACTGTCTTTTTAAGCTGCTGGAACATTACCTAAGGTCCCCAAGGAAGGTACTGGTTACCCCTCTTCGCAAGGTCCGGGTGCAGCcactgcaggagctctgccGGAAAAGCATCGTGAAGACTTTTGGAAAAGAGAACTTAAATCAGATCCCACTCAATCCTGTTTTAAAGGACTATCTGAAATCCTTCCCATTTCAGATATAA